The Ipomoea triloba cultivar NCNSP0323 chromosome 14, ASM357664v1 region GAAACTGTATGAGGTACAAGTCAAGGGGgcagtttctttttattttcctttgtgtACCATGTAAATTGTAtctcaatttaatttaaaaggaaCCCACAAGTCTGGAAATTTGTAGGAAAAGAGAGGGAACTAGACTGCtgacttaacaaaaaaaatcatgaaaatcTAATAATTAAAGATGTTAATCGAGTCAGCTCACTcgttttagattttttttttaataacactCAGTTTTAGATTAGTCCTATTAGAATGTCAAATTtattaagtttaaaaattttgtacccTAATCCTAAAGTTTCAAACTTATCAGACGGgctcaaataaaatttttagcaTATAGTAAGTTAAGACttttactacttttttttttttttggtatagcCTAAACGAGCCAAAATGACTAACCCAACAACCCAATAAAGCTTGTTCGGTTAGGTCAAATTTCTTATCaacttgctttttttttttttttttttttttNNNNNNNNNNNNNNNNNNNNNNNNNNNNNNNNNNNNNNNNNNNNNNNNNNNNNNNNNNNNNNNNNNNNNNNNNNNNNNNNNNNNNNNNNNNNNNNNNNNNNNNNNNNNNNNNNNNNNNNNNNNNNNNNNNNNNNNNNNNNNNNNNNNNNNNNNNNNNNNNNNNNNNNNNNNNNNNNNNNNNNNNNNNNNNNNNNNNNNNNNNNNNNNNNNNNNNNNNNNNNNNNNNNNNNNNNNNNNNNNNNNNNNNNNttttttttttttttttttttttttttttttttttttttttttttttttttttttttttttttttttttttttttttttttttttttttttttttttttttttttttttttttttgcactctAACTATATAATTTGTTGGTCTTATCATCTAACCTATTAAGTTTAGGTTACAATTATTGGCATCTCTATTACTAATGGAAATGCTCTAAGTGCATTTCAGCTCCCTCTCCTACTAAGGTATAATCGTCCATTCCAATTTTGTAATCAAATGCAAGAACTAGGactatttcaaaatataataataacaagttGTATtagtgaaattaactcttttgagTTCTTATAAGCCACACCATAGTTTGATTTTAAAGTAACAAGTTGATTGAAGCAGAGTGCGATTTCTATGATGCCCTCTACAAGAAATCTAAAGTAAGATTTGCAGCATCAAGTttgtttagtttcttttttttcatgCTCAGCTCTTTAAATACCCTCCAAGAAAAGTTGATTATGCATCTCAGTACTGGAGCATACATCAAAGTTTATGTTTTTCTACCACTTCTCAAAGGAATTATGTTTCTTTCTTGTTATGAACTTTGTGTTATACACCCGCAATGGAATGTTATGCTCAATTCCTTTTGCATGGTTCAAGATGATTTGAGCATCGTCTGGTTGACAATCTATAATGTAGAaacgagttaatacccaaaattgtcctcgactatagtgatttttctcaattttgtcctaaacgactttggtctCGTAAAGTGATCCCAGACTTTAGTGTTATCACCCAAATTTGTCCTCCGTTAGGGAAGCTGTCAATCCGGCATTAAGTTCAGGGGCAATTTGGACAATTCATGTTTAAGTCTTCTCTTAGTCAATTTGCCCCCTTGGTCTATGTCGCTTGTCTACGCACTTCCCCATTCTTCCCTTAGTCTTGAATCAAAATGCACAAATTAAGAACCCTAGAACCCATTTAGTCTTCTCTCAGTCAGAAAACCAAGAACCTCACCCCATTATGCTCAAAGATTCCGACATCTTTGCAGATAACCTTGCAATAGTTGCACACGGTCGGACAAAACACAAACTTGTAAACGCCACATGGTCGGACAAAACACAAACTTGTAAACGCTCTTATACTTCTCGATCTTAAACCAACTGCTTAACGTTTGAGGGCTGGGATTTCCTTCGACCCCTCCTGTCTTCACGAAATATTTGTTCACCGACTCGTCGTAGGTGTCGACTTTCCACACCGTCTTCCTGGCGCAGATGGTCGGGGTGAAGAACCGGACATTGAGATCAGTTGATAAGCGGACCACGGCGCCGGTGGTGGCGTTGTTGTAGGGCTCGAGTACCACGAGTATGCCTTTCTAGACTCCATCGGCTTCCTGGATCACGTCCAGCGGGCAAATGGTCGCGTTTGATTTTATGTTGGCTGGGTATAGTCCGCCGCCGTGGGCGCGCGTGACCGGGAGGACAAAATAGTTCAAGCCCTGAACTTAACGCTGTGACCGCGCGTGACCGTGGGGAAGTGCGTAGACAAACGACATAGACCAAGGAGGCAAATTGACTAAGAGAAGGCTTAAACATGAATTGTCTAAATTGCCCCTGAACTTAACGCCGAATTGACAGCTTCACTAACGGAGGACAAATTTGGGTGATAACATTAAAGTCTGGGATCACTTTATGagaccaaagtcgtttaggacaaaattgagaaaaaccacaGTCGAGGACAATTTTAGGTATTAATTCGTGTAGACACAGAATTTAGTTATGATTTCATTATAgctagtattttttattattaaaaaaattgaggaaGGGGTGAATAGGCGTCTATTCCTTCAAGAAACATATGCCTattctttgcaaaaaaaagagataataaGCTTATGTTTACCATACTTCTTTGCCTTTTCTCTTCTACAACAGATGCGAATGActtattttgtactagtgattaTTTAAGATacagtttttttaaatattttttaatatgatgataagtattatttaaaagaaaaatacaaaatacaaataagcccataaaatactataaataaatCATACTCATGACAAAGTACACCAAAGATAATACTCAACAATAAAATAGTACAAAACAATATACAAATCAACCCAACATAAACCCCCCttcgttcaaaaaaaaaaaaaaaaagaaaaaaacatgaaCCCCCCTGGCCCCTAATCTGCACACTCCCCAAAGCTCCATCTCCACAATCTTCTCCAACTTTTCTTGAGTAATAAGACTCAGACACAAAAActcgtcatatatatatattgatcctcTATGGAAGATAagtttatatgtaatataagAAATGGCAAACTCATTGTGAGAATTTGAATAACTTCCCCGTAACCGCCAACAGAAGCAACGGAACAGAGACACATAGCAGAAGCAGAGCTTCATGCGGCGACACCTTCATCATCAAACACATGTACGACCCGAACCAACAAAACACCGATATCTGCGGCCACGGTTTCAGCGGCACCTCATTCAACACCGACATAATAACCGCCACGGAAGCTATAAACCCCGTGGAATTCAACAGCACGAAGGGGCCTGCGAGGCTCGAGAAATCCCTCCCCGCCGTCTCACTGTCCTTGGAAACCGCGCCGGCGAAGGCGCACGCGGCGGAGAAGGTCGCAGCCGCCGTCAGCATTGCCAGGACTAGCATCAAGTTTTCGGCCTGCAGTTTGAAATTCATGCCGTAATAATCCTTGCGTTTCGGAATTCCCGCCGGCGCCGTTGGACTAGTCGGTCTTATTACCTGATcgtttattgtaatatctgtctGGTCTGGAAGTTGAGGAGGAGGAGATGGATTGAGCAAGCCTTTTATTGATCTCACTATGTTACTCGCCTCAACAGAAATTAAAACTGAAATCTGCATTCataatcataattattattaattaagcaGTAAATGAAACTTTGATAAGggaaaactatatatatatatatatatatatgctctagATCTAGTGAGGTCGAACCTTAGCATAATGCAAAGGTGTACCAATTATATTAAGAAACGCACAACAAAAAATACACTAATGCacaaaaaaacaatattatatagtgttcAAAAATACACCAATATGTGTAGAGAGGTATAGTGCCTTTTGTGGcacattattatatttcattgttGTGTGTTTTTCTAACAACTATTAATGCACTTTTTTTATATTACTATTGGTGTGTCCTGAGTGACCGCATTTAAGGGGCAATTGCATTTgagctgatatatatatatatatatatatataaagccatCTGCAACTGGTGACGGCAAAAGACACAGACGAACACTTTAGATTTTTCTATATAGTTAATGAAATGTGAAAACATACATACCCTGCAGAGTAGTTTTGTTCCACGAAGATTGTTGAGGCTGATAAGATGATCATAGAATTTGAGAATTTCCTTGATGACGCTATTAACATAACCACGTGCTACTATTGAAATCTTCAATTTcaattcccaaaaaaaaaaaaatcactggTTCATTATATGTTTTGCaaacattaaagaaaatgaggaagaaaataaattaccTGGTTTCTTGATACGGTTTCTGTGAGTTTAAGAAGCAGAGTTTGTTTTTTGTCCTGAAACTGATCCTCATCTCCTTCTTTGACCTCTCTCTTCTCTATATCAACAAGATACTCTTTGGTTTTGGCAATATTACAACAAGAAGTGGGAAGCATAGATTTCACTGAAAGTGATGCCAAGCCTTCCATATCCTGATGGTGGGTGGGAGTTACAAATTAAATGAGATGGTGAtccaataataaaattttatgttgtGTGCTCAGAGAATTTGTGGTTTAAGTAGTACATATATAGGAACATGAATAGAAAGTTGATGGAAGACTTTGTGTGTGTACTATACGTTTGTGTTTTCAGAGGAGTTGTGGTTTATCTAAGTTGTATAGACGGTTGGATCTGACTCAGAATTTCCAGCACTTTGGAGAGAAAGTGAATAGAAAATAGGTGGAAATTGACCTTAATTAGCTTGGGGAGACTTGTGTTTATTAGGAAGATAAGCAACAAAACATCCAaccattattgtgtggaccatactatcaaataatgtacctcactacaatgtatttttagtatattaagcTAATTTCCTATGATGCTATGGTAGGGGATGGACAATCAGACAGCTTTTCAGTTGTAAACTGTCCTATTCTGTCATATTCTTTGAGGTGTctacaatttaatttattttaattttgttttaagtgTCTATATATTAACACCCAGACCCAGACGTGACGGAGTTGTATAATTTGAAAGAGAAAGTGAAGGGAAAATTTGTAGAAGTTTTCCTTGTTAAGGTAGCCATAAATGAAGTTATGAAGGGACCACATGACAAATATCTTATCTGTTCATGAGAGGAACCAATAATGTACAGAAAGATTGGCAAGAAATGTCGGGGTAAAGAAAGGGTTATTACTGAGAAATTTCattaaggaaaataaataatgggGTAAAGAAAGGGTTACTACTGAGAAATTTCattaaggaaaataaatatTGTGGCAAAGGCAAGGTAATTACACAACAATTTCATgaaataaacaaatttgtaTTGTCGAAATTTTCCAGTCAAAAAGGCGCGGAAGGTGCGCTGGACGCTCGAACAGGTGTTCAGTCTAAAAACCTCTCATCCTCCAAAGATCCAATTGCTTCTTTCTCttaactctctctctcctccacatcGCTCATGCTTCCTCAAAAATTACACCGAGATGCATTGCTCTTATCTAGTAGTGTCACTTATATGACTATTTTGATTGATAACAATTCAAAttacacattatatttttttacaatactataattgttatagaataatattatttaaaaatcttatgtaaaaataataataaattgtatttcagaaaaaagtaataataaaattgttattttatattttgtatatggatatttatgtattttaaaaatatatttcatttttattctctaaatcaatcaaacattaaaataacAATAGTAAAGTCTTTTTTTAGTGTTACTGAttatgttacaatatagtatatgttcatacctACTttatgaagcacaaagagtcaatagtaaAGTCTATTATTTCATCaaatcaaacaatataatacaattaaaattcaTTCTCTGAACCCTACCCATACAAATGTCatctaaaatattttacatattttcaaacttCACCATTGTGACCAACTGATACAAGcactaaaatattttacatacaGCATGAAAACAAAGACTGAATATGTTACGAGCCAATTCAATTCAATCCCTAATGATCAAAGTACCAAATGCTAGCGAGGTCTGGAAGTCCACAAGACTCTAACCATCAGCGCCACAGCCATGGAAAGAATAAGGGCAACGGAGGTGTACAAGCAGAGCAGCTCGAAGCCAGAAAGGATTTGATGGCCACTTGCAGTGACGACAGCAAAGTGAGGAACCAGTGTTTTCAGCATCATCAAGTAGCTGGAAAACAAAGAGGACAATGCCAATAGTGAGACTGCTCTGACTTCAAAGGACCACGGGCTGCCCGCCCACCAAATCGCCACCAAGCTCGAAATCGTGCTTGAGACAAACGCGAAGGTGGTGACCGTGAGGAACCAGAAGCTTTCTGGAAGCGAGCCAGGGGAGAAGAAAGCCTCCCTGGAAGTGAAGGCTCTGGTTAAGCGGGTGGGGTTGTTGTTATCATGTGGAAATATAGTGTAGAAATTGAATAGACCGGTGTAGGTAACTCCGGCTGTGAATACCGTTCCTTTTAGCAGCATGGATGACTGCTCCTGCTGCTGGTGCTGCTGCAGCATTGGAGATGTATGAGTTGCCTCGTTTGAAGCTGGCACTGCAATTCTAACCTCCTGGTAGAAAGCGAAtaagttaatttttcaattaaaaaaatagaagtaaggggatttataatttttagaaattaatcCCAGAAACTCCCGAAAGAAAAAGAACGAGAAATGAAAAAATTCAAATCGTGTGTAACACACACTTTTCTTAAAAGGGATTGCTACCTCCCATGAGAGTTATGAGTGTTATAGCTTCAGTCTCCAAGATACAATGGATTACGGTTGGTAAATACGCTAAAGTATTCTCTACCGTGTGAACGAGCTCGGGTTACAAAATAGTAGGTAGACGTTTCTGGAGTTAAGTGTATTGCTAATGAGAAAGTCCAAAAGTCCCTCAACTTAATTAGCATTAAATGCGCTATTTACAAAGATTCAGAGAGAGCACATGTTGGGCGTTATGCATGCCCACAACGTGTCTCACATGCGCGGGTGCAGAAGAAGGCGCTTTTGATAGATCCACGTGCATGGAGATTTCCTAACATGTCGGATTCTGATGTGATTGGACCGACGATGTGGTTAGCCATGTTTGCCCTCTAGCGGCCTTTTAAGTACGGAGATGACCGATCTGAGCATTAAGAATGGGCAAATTTACACCTCAATCCGGGTCGGGTTAGACCCCATATGGGGTCCGCTCGGGAAGTGGCCTCCATGATATACAGAATACATACTATACTAAGCATGTATTAGATTATGCGACCAAGGGATATTCCTTATCAATAGTACTATATTTCAAGCACCCAAATTATAATACTCTCAGCGAACTAGAACAAAGATCATAAATCTTAGCATTAATATAACTCATAAATCTGATTTAATAATCAGATTATAACGTTTGAAACGGtaaaattaatatcaaaataatatcatcaattaCAAAATTAAGTACAATTAAATCATAACTAATCCAAAATAACCTATTTCAAAGAATCGTGTGGTCGAGAAGTTCATAagtacaaaaaaattattaacctTTTAGGGTGTGGGACTTATCGCACTTTGTGTACCATAAAATAGTCACTTAgcttaaaattgtcattttttagCTAAAATTTCCAAAGAACATGGGTGCCCAAATAGAATTTGAAAAAGAAGAGGCAGACCTGAGGAGAGTTTGTTGAGGCTTCTATTTCAAAGGAAGCTGCAGTGGTGGCATTTGTTGGGTTCAGGTATTCCAAGAGGTAATGCTTGTCCAGCCTGTGGATCTCCTGCCGCAAGAAATTCAGGCAAGAATCGCCATTATTGTTGCTGAGTAGTGCGAAATGGATGACAGTTTCCCCACGAGGGGTTACATAATCAAGGGACTCAGGGCATGTCAACACAAGCTGTTTAACTATCTCTGCCTTCCCCTCCATGATCGCTATGTGAAGAGGAATTCTCCCATCATCGCCCGCCTCGAGACACAGATGAGGATTCTTGTTAGCCAAACTCTTAACAACATTCAGGGAGCCCATCTTGCAGCTAATGCACAGAACAGAGTAACTCATGAGATCAATGGGGCTTATTATGTAATTTTCTACCTGGTTAACGTCATCTTTGGCAATGGCCCCAAGGAGATCTAAGGTAATCTTGTTCCCAGGTAGAGTAGTGTTATTCCTGTTCTCTCTTAGTTGTGCCATTCTGCTTTGTTTCCCCCCTGATAAACTAATCAATAGATTAAGAAAAGTGGTTTTTCTGCTAAGGGACTTATGAACTTAGGTTGCTTAGCTAAATGTTCCTAGTAGTCTATATAAAGGCATAAACCCGCG contains the following coding sequences:
- the LOC116004971 gene encoding uncharacterized protein LOC116004971, coding for MEGLASLSVKSMLPTSCCNIAKTKEYLVDIEKREVKEGDEDQFQDKKQTLLLKLTETVSRNQISIVARGYVNSVIKEILKFYDHLISLNNLRGTKLLCRISVLISVEASNIVRSIKGLLNPSPPPQLPDQTDITINDQVIRPTSPTAPAGIPKRKDYYGMNFKLQAENLMLVLAMLTAAATFSAACAFAGAVSKDSETAGRDFSSLAGPFVLLNSTGFIASVAVIMSVLNEVPLKPWPQISVFCWFGSYMCLMMKVSPHEALLLLCVSVPLLLLAVTGKLFKFSQ
- the LOC116004739 gene encoding uncharacterized protein LOC116004739; the protein is MAQLRENRNNTTLPGNKITLDLLGAIAKDDVNQVENYIISPIDLMSYSVLCISCKMGSLNVVKSLANKNPHLCLEAGDDGRIPLHIAIMEGKAEIVKQLVLTCPESLDYVTPRGETVIHFALLSNNNGDSCLNFLRQEIHRLDKHYLLEYLNPTNATTAASFEIEASTNSPQEVRIAVPASNEATHTSPMLQQHQQQEQSSMLLKGTVFTAGVTYTGLFNFYTIFPHDNNNPTRLTRAFTSREAFFSPGSLPESFWFLTVTTFAFVSSTISSLVAIWWAGSPWSFEVRAVSLLALSSLFSSYLMMLKTLVPHFAVVTASGHQILSGFELLCLYTSVALILSMAVALMVRVLWTSRPR
- the LOC116004738 gene encoding miraculin-like, which gives rise to MELWGVCRLGARGKGILVVLEPYNNATTGAVVRLSTDLNVRFFTPTICARKTVWKVDTYDESVNKYFVKTGGVEGNPSPQTLSSWFKIEKYKSVYKFVFCPTVCNYCKVICKDVGIFEHNGVRFLVF